In Nocardioides luti, the DNA window TCGCCCGGACCGTTGACGACGCAGCCCATGACGGCCACGCGCAGCGGCACCTCGAGCCCGTCGAGCCCGGCGGTGACCTCCTCGGCCAGCTTGTAGACGTCGACCTGCGCGCGCCCGCAGGACGGGCAGGAGACGATCTCGAGCTTGCGCGGGCGCAGGTTGAGCGACTGCAGGATCTGGATGCCGACCTTGACCTCCTCGACCGGGGGCGCCGAGAGCGAGACGCGGATCGTGTCGCCGATGCCCTGGCTGAGCAGCGCGCCGAAGGCGGTCGCGGACTTGATCGTGCCCTGGAACGCCGGGCCGGCCTCGGTCACGCCGAGGTGCAGCGGCCAGTCGCCGGCCTCGGCGAGCAGCTCGTAGGCGCGCACCATCACGACCGGGTCGTTGTGCTTGACCGAGATCTTGAAGTCGTGGAAGTCGTGCTCCTCGAAGAGCCCCGCCTCCCAGACGGCCGACTCGACGAGCGCCTCGGGCGTGGCCTTGCCGTACTTGTCCATGATCCGCTTGTCGAGGCTGCCGGCGTTGACGCCGATCCGGATCGAGGTGCCGCGGTCCTTGGCCGCCCGGGCGATCTCCTTGACCTGGTCGTCGAACTTGCGGATGTTGCCGGGGTTGACGCGTACGGCGGCGCAGCCGGCGTCGATCGCGGCGTAGACGTACTTCGGCTGGAAGTGGATGTCCGCGATGACCGGGATCTGCGAGTGCTGGGCGATCTCGGCAAGCGCGTCGGCGTCGTCCTGGCTGGGGCACGCCACGCGGACGATGTCGCAACCGGTCGCGGTCAGCTCGGCGATCTGCTGCAGGGTCGCGTTCACGTCGGAGGTCAGCGTCGTCGTCATCGACTGCACCGAGACCGGCGACTCGCTGCCGACCCCGACCTTGCCGACCTTGATCTGGCGGGTGGGGCGGCGCGGGGCGAGGACGGGCGGCGGGGCCGACGGCATCCCCAGGTTGATCTCGGTCATGCTCGCAAGGCTACTGCCGGTCTCGATACGGTCGCTGCGCGACCTACTCGACCAACGAGCCGACGGTCGCTGCGCGACCTACTCGACCACCGAGCGGCGCCCGGTCACGAGTCGATGTGGAGAGGGACGACCAGGTCCCCGACGATCAGCACGAGCCCCATCACCAGCAGCAGGGACGCGACGCCGTACGCGATGGGGAGCAGCCGGGCCACGTCGACGTACCCGGGGTCGGGGCGGCCTCGGAGGCGGGCGAAGCCGCGGCGGATCGCCTCCCAGAGCGCCCCGGCGATGTGGCCGCCGTCGAGCGGCAGCAGCGGGATGAAGTTGAACATCCCGATGAAGAAGTTGAAGCCGCCGATGAGCATCAGCAGGAAGACGGCCTTGTCGGCGAGCGGGAAGGCCTTCTCCGACACGGTCTCGCCGGCCAGGCGACCGCCGCCGACGATGCTGACGGGACTGTCCTTGGCCCGCTCCTTGACCCCGACGATCGCCTCGGCGACGCCCCAGACCTTCACGGGCAGCGAGCCGAGCGCGACGACGGTGTCCTTGGTCATCACGCCCATCTGGTCGAGCGTGTAGATCGGTCCGCCGTGCGCGATCTCGGCCGTCGGCGTCATGCCCAGGAAGCCGACCTGGACGAGGGTGTCGTCGGTGGCC includes these proteins:
- the ispG gene encoding flavodoxin-dependent (E)-4-hydroxy-3-methylbut-2-enyl-diphosphate synthase, translated to MTEINLGMPSAPPPVLAPRRPTRQIKVGKVGVGSESPVSVQSMTTTLTSDVNATLQQIAELTATGCDIVRVACPSQDDADALAEIAQHSQIPVIADIHFQPKYVYAAIDAGCAAVRVNPGNIRKFDDQVKEIARAAKDRGTSIRIGVNAGSLDKRIMDKYGKATPEALVESAVWEAGLFEEHDFHDFKISVKHNDPVVMVRAYELLAEAGDWPLHLGVTEAGPAFQGTIKSATAFGALLSQGIGDTIRVSLSAPPVEEVKVGIQILQSLNLRPRKLEIVSCPSCGRAQVDVYKLAEEVTAGLDGLEVPLRVAVMGCVVNGPGEAREADLGVASGNGKGQIFVRGEVIKTVPESQIVETLIEEAMRIAEGMEAVDGASAEVSVS